From a region of the Desulfovibrio desulfuricans genome:
- a CDS encoding ABC transporter ATP-binding protein, protein MALLEMKEVTQRFGGLIALTDFSIAVEDHSLVGLIGPNGAGKTTVFNLASGFYHATEGQIVFNGHTYDTRLEPHQVTAMGMARTFQNIRLWNDMTVLDNICVSQYHRLGYGLLDAWLCNERYSREEKRVRQKASKILEIMELADVANEFPKNLPYGLQRRVELARALSTDPKLLLLDEPAAGLNSSDVDGLIKHIRWIFDEFKIAIWMIEHQMKVVMSLCQHITVVEFGKTIAKGTPQEIQSNPDVIKAYLGDENV, encoded by the coding sequence TTGGCACTGCTTGAAATGAAAGAAGTCACGCAACGCTTCGGCGGGCTGATTGCGTTAACGGATTTTTCCATCGCCGTGGAAGACCACTCCCTTGTGGGCCTCATCGGCCCCAACGGCGCGGGCAAGACAACGGTATTCAACCTGGCCTCGGGCTTTTATCATGCCACCGAAGGGCAGATTGTCTTTAACGGCCATACATACGATACCCGCCTTGAGCCACATCAGGTTACGGCCATGGGCATGGCCCGCACCTTTCAGAACATCCGCCTGTGGAACGACATGACGGTGCTCGACAATATCTGCGTGTCGCAATACCACAGGCTGGGATACGGGCTGCTTGACGCGTGGCTCTGCAATGAGCGCTACAGCCGTGAAGAAAAACGCGTGCGGCAAAAGGCCTCAAAGATTCTTGAAATCATGGAACTGGCCGATGTGGCCAATGAATTTCCCAAAAACCTGCCCTACGGCCTGCAACGCCGTGTGGAGCTGGCCCGTGCCCTTTCCACAGACCCCAAGCTGCTGCTGCTTGATGAACCCGCCGCTGGCCTGAACTCCTCGGACGTGGACGGCCTCATCAAGCACATCCGCTGGATATTTGACGAATTCAAAATCGCCATCTGGATGATCGAGCACCAGATGAAGGTTGTCATGTCGCTGTGTCAGCACATTACCGTGGTGGAATTCGGCAAGACCATTGCCAAGGGCACGCCGCAGGAAATTCAGTCCAACCCCGATGTCATCAAGGCCTACTTGGGCGACGAGAACGTGTGA